A stretch of Halosimplex halophilum DNA encodes these proteins:
- a CDS encoding GNAT family N-acetyltransferase, translating to MEIRDARASDAQGIADTARASLRESYDFLADGTIDEVVAEWYDGERVAETVDDEESAWLVAEDGDAVVGFVQGVLVDAEPPVGEIHWLHVAPDAREEGLARQLLGQVQETFEKRGAGRLRGTVLAGNEAGWSFYEADGFERVDEREVTVAGDAYDEYVYERAMGEAAEDLVVEPVETPAGELFVNFSEGERGSKAPFYAAYRTRDLEEKYGWYCSNCESVSTAMDSMGHIECNDCGNRRKATRWDASYL from the coding sequence ATGGAGATCAGAGACGCCAGAGCGAGCGATGCACAGGGGATCGCCGACACGGCGCGCGCGTCGCTGCGGGAGTCGTACGACTTCCTCGCCGACGGGACGATCGACGAGGTGGTCGCGGAGTGGTACGACGGCGAACGCGTCGCCGAAACGGTCGACGACGAGGAAAGCGCGTGGCTCGTCGCCGAGGACGGCGACGCGGTCGTCGGGTTCGTCCAGGGCGTCCTGGTCGACGCCGAGCCGCCGGTGGGCGAGATCCACTGGCTGCACGTCGCGCCGGACGCCCGCGAGGAGGGGCTGGCGCGGCAGCTGCTCGGGCAGGTCCAGGAGACCTTCGAGAAGCGCGGCGCCGGCCGGCTCCGCGGGACCGTCCTCGCCGGGAACGAGGCGGGCTGGTCGTTCTACGAGGCCGACGGCTTCGAGCGCGTCGACGAGCGCGAGGTGACCGTCGCCGGCGACGCCTACGACGAGTACGTCTACGAGCGGGCGATGGGGGAGGCGGCCGAGGACCTGGTCGTCGAGCCGGTCGAGACGCCGGCCGGGGAGCTGTTCGTGAACTTCAGCGAGGGCGAGCGCGGGTCGAAGGCGCCGTTCTACGCCGCCTACCGGACTCGCGACCTCGAGGAGAAGTACGGCTGGTACTGCAGCAACTGCGAGTCGGTCAGCACGGCGATGGACTCGATGGGCCACATCGAGTGCAACGACTGCGGCAACCGCCGGAAGGCGACCCGCTGGGACGCCTCGTACCTGTAG
- a CDS encoding DUF7553 family protein: MHDRLARARDAVDEAREITDDATAMEQLASVRQGIERVDDALADDAADEGEVADPEAGDRLESIERQLGTLADDVDDLTVSHLSTARDQLDAFRRESAADWTAPTGDDRVDSTDERADST, encoded by the coding sequence GTGCACGACCGACTCGCCAGAGCGAGGGACGCCGTCGACGAGGCCAGGGAGATAACCGACGACGCGACCGCCATGGAGCAGCTCGCCTCCGTCCGGCAGGGGATCGAGCGCGTCGACGACGCGCTCGCCGACGACGCGGCCGACGAGGGGGAGGTCGCCGACCCCGAGGCCGGGGACCGACTCGAATCGATCGAGCGACAGCTCGGGACGCTGGCCGACGACGTGGACGACCTTACGGTGTCGCACCTCTCGACCGCGCGCGACCAGCTCGACGCCTTCCGCCGCGAGTCGGCCGCCGACTGGACGGCGCCGACGGGCGACGACCGGGTCGACTCGACCGACGAGCGGGCCGACTCGACGTGA
- a CDS encoding DUF2391 family protein gives MSNGVLAELRTQGRGVAGALLVVGVSMLVTMETWWLSWRLPIAHLVAFAAVGLALVFLLVRSVGFRRLDGDEREPTLRVVTDFAELVAQSVVAALVVVLAFGVVTLGDSPSTVVRMALVLVVPFGFGAALANRLLGQTDAPIEEEAFPHNLTVFALGAVFLSVPVAPTEEVVVIARNAGWPRLALVVVLSVGVVHLVLHELEFRGHRDRIEGRTHLLQVGTAATAYAVALAVSVVLLAGFGQFSGRGVAEWVQLTIVLGFPAATGASAGEVVL, from the coding sequence ATGTCGAACGGAGTCCTCGCGGAGTTGCGCACGCAGGGCCGCGGCGTCGCCGGCGCCCTGCTGGTCGTCGGCGTCTCGATGCTGGTGACGATGGAGACGTGGTGGCTCAGCTGGCGGCTCCCGATCGCCCACCTCGTCGCGTTCGCGGCCGTCGGACTCGCCCTTGTGTTCCTGCTCGTGCGCAGCGTCGGCTTCCGCCGACTCGACGGCGACGAGCGGGAACCCACGCTCCGGGTCGTCACCGACTTCGCCGAGCTGGTGGCCCAGAGCGTCGTCGCCGCGCTGGTGGTGGTGCTCGCGTTCGGCGTCGTCACGCTCGGCGACTCCCCCTCGACCGTCGTCCGGATGGCGCTGGTCCTGGTGGTCCCGTTCGGGTTCGGCGCCGCGCTGGCCAACCGCCTGCTCGGCCAGACCGACGCCCCCATCGAGGAGGAGGCGTTCCCGCACAACCTGACCGTGTTCGCGCTCGGCGCCGTCTTCCTCTCGGTCCCGGTGGCGCCCACCGAGGAGGTGGTCGTCATCGCGCGCAACGCCGGCTGGCCGCGCCTCGCGCTCGTCGTCGTCCTCTCGGTCGGCGTCGTCCACCTCGTCCTCCACGAGCTGGAGTTCCGCGGTCACCGCGACCGCATCGAGGGCCGCACCCACCTGCTGCAGGTCGGGACCGCAGCGACCGCCTACGCCGTCGCGCTGGCCGTCTCGGTCGTCCTGCTGGCCGGGTTCGGCCAGTTCAGCGGCCGCGGCGTCGCCGAGTGGGTCCAGCTCACCATCGTCCTCGGGTTCCCCGCCGCGACCGGCGCCAGCGCCGGCGAGGTAGTGCTCTGA
- a CDS encoding DUF7344 domain-containing protein produces MTHGADETAVVDRHGTDAEARSERIADMLDDPHCRYLLAYLRETDEPASVAEVATHVVSQITDDDPENVSDDVKQRVQTWFYHGQLPMLDDHGVIEFDPDSGTVRLADEAVV; encoded by the coding sequence ATGACTCACGGGGCTGACGAAACGGCGGTAGTCGACAGACACGGGACCGACGCGGAAGCGCGTAGCGAGCGGATCGCCGATATGCTCGACGACCCGCACTGCCGGTACCTGCTCGCGTACCTCCGGGAGACCGACGAACCTGCGAGCGTCGCCGAGGTGGCGACGCACGTGGTCTCCCAGATCACCGACGACGACCCGGAGAACGTCTCGGACGACGTGAAACAGCGCGTCCAGACCTGGTTCTACCACGGGCAGCTGCCGATGCTCGACGACCACGGCGTGATCGAGTTCGATCCCGACTCCGGGACCGTCCGGCTGGCCGACGAGGCCGTCGTCTGA
- a CDS encoding PRC-barrel domain containing protein — protein MADGTTLSDDDQGKPVVDDNGEKVGVVSDVRGGTAHVDPDPGVTDKVKSRLGWSDADADDYPLADDEIATVTDDEIRLA, from the coding sequence ATGGCGGACGGGACCACCCTCTCCGACGACGACCAGGGCAAGCCGGTCGTCGACGACAACGGCGAGAAAGTCGGCGTCGTCTCGGACGTTCGTGGCGGGACCGCCCACGTCGACCCCGACCCCGGCGTGACCGACAAGGTGAAATCCCGGCTCGGCTGGAGCGACGCCGACGCGGACGACTACCCGCTGGCCGACGACGAGATCGCGACGGTCACCGACGACGAGATCCGGCTCGCGTAG
- a CDS encoding mechanosensitive ion channel family protein, translating into MTSYSHTVAQIEIPAFLEETVADIIAFLPRLLGALLILVVGWLVAAAVGKAVSSLTDRVGLDTMAMDTPLGRIMGGSRRAVSDTFGALAKWFVIALAILAAANVMAIDLLSQWVQTAVSYLPAFIAGLAVIVFGFIVADFIGDAIMRTRAATETAYTSWFAAGTRMFLYFTAIVIGLDTMGIDVGILYTFAEAFAWGLAAAVAIGAGVALGWGGHSYVAENIDRWMGTARSATPEPSGSAATDGGTVTDGGAATDGRCETPAPTDPSATEGGGGD; encoded by the coding sequence ATGACGAGCTATTCCCACACCGTCGCACAGATCGAGATCCCAGCGTTCCTCGAGGAGACCGTCGCCGATATCATCGCGTTCCTGCCGCGGTTGCTGGGCGCGTTGCTCATCCTGGTCGTCGGCTGGCTCGTCGCCGCCGCGGTCGGGAAGGCCGTCTCGTCGCTCACCGACAGGGTCGGACTGGACACGATGGCGATGGACACCCCGCTCGGACGTATCATGGGCGGGTCGAGACGCGCGGTCTCGGATACCTTCGGGGCGCTCGCCAAGTGGTTCGTCATCGCGCTGGCGATCCTCGCGGCGGCGAACGTCATGGCGATCGACCTGCTCTCGCAGTGGGTCCAGACCGCCGTCTCGTACCTGCCGGCGTTCATCGCCGGCCTGGCCGTCATCGTCTTCGGCTTCATCGTCGCGGACTTCATCGGCGACGCGATCATGCGGACCCGGGCGGCCACCGAGACCGCATACACCTCGTGGTTCGCCGCCGGGACCCGGATGTTCCTCTACTTCACGGCCATCGTCATCGGCCTCGACACGATGGGCATCGACGTGGGCATCCTCTACACGTTCGCCGAGGCGTTCGCCTGGGGCCTGGCCGCGGCCGTCGCGATCGGCGCCGGCGTCGCGCTGGGCTGGGGCGGCCACTCCTACGTCGCCGAGAACATCGACCGCTGGATGGGCACCGCCCGCTCGGCGACGCCCGAGCCCAGCGGCTCGGCCGCCACCGACGGCGGAACGGTGACCGACGGCGGGGCGGCGACCGACGGCCGGTGCGAGACCCCGGCACCGACCGACCCGTCAGCGACCGAGGGCGGAGGCGGCGACTGA